The genome window TCGATTATTTCATATTCACTTATTGATACAGATACAGTTTTCCTCATTTAAATCCAAATTATCTCACCATCTATATATGGCTGCTCATATTTTACATAGACCCTGTGTAGAACCTAGGATGCATCCTGAGGTTTATAATTATGAATACAATGTAGTAGAAAGTAGGTAAGAAACTTTAATAGAGAGAAGTGGGCATTTTCAAGATTAGACTGGgtgattctgaaaataaaaaacacagcaaaaatgtgaaaatattttttcaatttatttttaacagagTAATGTATCTACTTGGTCTCAACTTCCTTATGACTGCTACTGCCACCAAGGATAAAGGCTTTGTTATGATTTTCTTAAACATGAATCGAGGGATGTGATGAGTGGACAGAGTTCTCAAAGGGTATTGGTCTTGTAACCCATAATGCTAAAATATGTCAAGAAGTCCACAAGGTTATGATGTACAAAGAATTACAGTGAACAATGTCACAGACATCACCATGTTTATACTAACAGGCTTCACAAACGATGATGACATGCAAGTCTTCttatttctcttgtttcttgCCATCTACCTTTTTACTCTTATAGGTAACCTGGGACTGGTTTTGCTAGTCATTGGAGATTCCCGGCTCCATAATCCCATGTactattttttaagtgttttatcaTTCCTAGATGCCTGTTATTCCACAGTTGTCACCCCAAAGATGTTGgtcaattttctttcaaaagataAATCCATTTCATATCCTGGATGTGTGACAGAAATGTTTCTCTTTGTTACTTTTGGAACCACAGAATGCTTCCTGTTGGCAGCAATGGCTTATGACCGTTATGTAGCCATCTACAACCCCCTTGTGTATGCAGTGAACATGTCACCTAGAGTCTACTTACCCCTCATCATAGCTTCCTATGCAGGTGGAATTATGCATGCTACTATACACACAGTAGCTACTTTTAGCCTTTCTTTCTGTGCATCCAATGAAATTAGGCATGTCTTCTGTGATATTCCTCCATTGCTTGCTATTTCATGTTCTAACACACATATAAACCAGCTTCTGCTCTTCTATTGTGTGGGTTCCATTGAGATCATCACCATCCTGATTGTCCTGGTGTCTTACAGTTTCATACTCTTTGTAATTCTTAAGATGCATTCTGCTGAAGGGAGGAGAAAAATCTTCTCTACATGTGGATCTCACCTCACAGGAGTGTCCATTTATCATGGGACAATTCTTTTCATGTATGTGAGACCCAGTTCCAACTATGCCTTAGAACATGACATGATAGTGTCCACATTTTACACTATTGTGATTCCAATGTTGAATCCCATCATCTACAGTCTGAGAAACAAAGATGTAAAAGAGGCAATGAAAAAAGTTTTTGAGAGAAATTTATTCATCaataaagtacatttttaaaatataataatgtggattggggatttagctcagtggtagagcacttgcctagcaagcacaaggccctgggttcaatcctcagctcaaatatatatatatatatatatatatatatatatatatatatatatatatatatatatatatatatatataatgaccaTTATAAGTTTGTAttttgcagagaaaaaaaaatctcctgagaTTTTGTTAATATTGCCTGTGGTTCAAAAGGTTAGAACTGACTTGTTAGTAgtatctctgtttctgtttgtcaAAGATAGGAATAAATACCACTTATATAGCTATGGATAAATTGAAACATGAGTATATTAAAATTCTATTGATACATGTTTtttgtcattcattcatttgatttTTCTGTAGCATTAATGTCAATAGGAGTCTATTCTTTGTACTCTTATCATATAGGTTATAATAAGCTCTCTTTACTCACTCTAAATTGAATATCATTCTTCAGTTCCCCTTCCCTATCTTTAATGCAATCACTGGATATCTCCTACCATACTCAGAACAAACTAATCACCTAGGTGGGTTTTAGCCATCTTCAACTTAAAACTCTATAAATCTTTGGCTGCTgtggaaatcactttgtagatgaggctacTCTCAAAATCACAGtgatctgcctacctttgcctcttGGGTGCTTGAATTAATAATGTGAGCCACCACAAGTGACTAGCCATGAGTCATTCATTATTCAAAGGTTTAATTTTATCAGCATGTTTCTTTAGTTTCATAGGGATTTATTCCTAGTtaatttatgctatggaacactAGAAATCGAACCCttgaataattatatatatatatatatatatatatatatatatatatatatatatatataaagattctATAGTGGTAAGTTTTCATGTGactttttcaaatgtctttagtGTTAAGTACACCTCTTCATGGTCTTTCTTCCACTTGACCATCACTGCTACACTTAATCATTCTTGTTCCATTATTTTCCCTTCTTAACATtacctaatttttttaaaggtacagCACACTCCACTACTGAAACAggaattcattttataaaaattaatgtacTTAGTTATACcaccattatttttcattttatgatgtTTTGAAATGAGTATTATGGAATAAAGGAATTTCCGACTTCAGAAGTAATATAAACATGCTTATTTTACTAAATTCAAATGTTGGTTGTATTCCAGAGTTATTTTGTTTAGTAGTCCATGTTAGAAAACCAAAATTTAGCTACCTTTAAAGTTttggaaaaaatatttcaatCAAGGATCTTCCTATggctttattattgttttcaaataaacATGCATAGCCATtatcaaggaaagaaaaagatgaacacAAAGAATAATAATGAGTTTGTTTATAGTTAAggatatcttttaaatatttagcaAATCCATCAAGAACACAGACTTaggtattttcaacaaaataagttatctccttttcattttttgctcTATTTTTTACATCATTATTTCAGAAACCAACTGGTGGTATGATAATCTTCATGACTTGCTATTTGGTTTGCTGTTTGTCCCAGACAATACATTAAATTTGATACAATTTCATTCTTTCCTCTCATCTAAATCCCTTTTCTCTATAACAATTCTTTGATTTCCTCTGTGCTTAAGGCCGTTTCTAATTAACTTGAAAGTTTTAATACAATCTAAAGATTTTACTGTATTAAAGCtatattcttaaaaaattaaatactcaTATTTCCCCCTTAACAAAATGCAACCCCAAATGTATCAGAGACTCATGGAAGACCTGAAATTTTGAAGTTGATGGAGGAAACAGTATGAAAACTTCACCTAAGTATAGATGTCCTGGAACCACTTCTCACTCCCCATTCACACACTGACGCTTAGGCCTCTGAAGACTGAACCCAAACACCATTAGGTCAACCATGATCTGACAAGATAAGAAAAATCAAATGGAGAACCAATCATTCACTCCACAAAGTTGATACCAAATTTCTATATTGAAAAACCATGCTAAAAATCAAAGTCTGAATGCCTGGGTCTcagtacaaaacaaacaatacaaattaccaaagaaaatataaattacctGTAAAATTCATACCCCATAGAAATGACAACTTagattgctgtggaataatgcttttgtatactggtttaataaaatgctgatttgccagtggccaggcaggaaggataggtgggataagcagacaaggagaattctgggaagaggaaagctgagtggGGAAATACTagcccaccacccaaggagcagcatgtaacagcacacaggtaaagccacagaacatgtggtgatatatagattaatagaaatgggctgagtttaagtgtaacaGCTAGTCAGTCATAATCCTGAgactaatggctgagcagttttaattaatataagcctctgtgtgtttacatgggtctTAGTGGTTGCAGACAGgataggacacaggaaatcttccaactacattAGATAATACATAAGACAATGTTTTCaaattacaattataaatattttcaaagaactcagaaaaagtttaaataaatgataaaaggatAAAACAAATGAttcatgaaataatgaaaataattcaggATATTAAAGTAAGATTTGATTAACAAATATTCTTAAGAAAAGCAATCTTGAAACTTGGAAAGAGAAATTCAGGGAGTCTAATAAAAAACTCATTAGAAATCTTGATCAGTGTATTACATAAAGTGGAAAAGAAACCATTAGGTCTTGAAGTCATGATAGAGGATTTGGATtactcagtcaaagaaaacgttaaatttaaaaaatcatttaaaaggaaCAGACATAGATTTTGTGAAAttataaaaagaccaaaaatacaaatcatatatatatatatatagagagagagagagagagggaggaaaacaaACTTGTatcaaaattacaaaaataactcTAATGCTATAATAAAAACTCCCAAATATAAGGGAATAGATTTGTGTCTAGGTGCAAGAAGCATACAAAATTCAAAGAAGGCGGGACTAGAAAAGAAAGCCTCCACATCATGTAGCAGTCCAAATACTAAATGTACagacaaaaaatagaaataccaAGTCTTATATAAAGTCAAACCCTTTCAGAATAACAGTTAATTTGTGGATAGGTACTTTAAAAGACATAAGGACG of Peromyscus maniculatus bairdii isolate BWxNUB_F1_BW_parent chromosome 4, HU_Pman_BW_mat_3.1, whole genome shotgun sequence contains these proteins:
- the LOC102904791 gene encoding olfactory receptor 5T9, giving the protein MSRSPQGYDVQRITVNNVTDITMFILTGFTNDDDMQVFLFLLFLAIYLFTLIGNLGLVLLVIGDSRLHNPMYYFLSVLSFLDACYSTVVTPKMLVNFLSKDKSISYPGCVTEMFLFVTFGTTECFLLAAMAYDRYVAIYNPLVYAVNMSPRVYLPLIIASYAGGIMHATIHTVATFSLSFCASNEIRHVFCDIPPLLAISCSNTHINQLLLFYCVGSIEIITILIVLVSYSFILFVILKMHSAEGRRKIFSTCGSHLTGVSIYHGTILFMYVRPSSNYALEHDMIVSTFYTIVIPMLNPIIYSLRNKDVKEAMKKVFERNLFINKVHF